The Streptomyces aurantiacus genome includes a region encoding these proteins:
- a CDS encoding pectate lyase, with amino-acid sequence MTSQAQPRTRQRLRNPARQTLTGGLGALGLTVGMIMTGLTLPAANAATWPTPSSSQGVSATIDVSGTKDYGMKRFYGTGDLAGDGQEEGQDPILKLADGAVLKNVIIGAPGADGIHCSGSCTLQNVWWEDVGEDAATFKGGNGATYTVSGGGAKKAADKVFQHNGGGTLNISNFAVQEFKTLYRSCGDCSTSYTRKVNLNTIDVTGTGSTARIVGINVNRNDVATLRNITIRSDASRKVVPCQKYNNNTAVGTGPDSTNCKYATSDITYR; translated from the coding sequence ATGACTTCTCAGGCACAGCCGCGGACGCGGCAACGTCTGCGCAATCCCGCGCGGCAGACACTGACCGGCGGCCTCGGCGCCCTCGGTCTCACAGTTGGCATGATCATGACGGGTCTTACGCTTCCTGCGGCGAATGCCGCCACCTGGCCGACACCCTCCAGCAGTCAGGGCGTCTCCGCCACCATCGACGTGTCCGGCACCAAGGACTACGGGATGAAGCGCTTCTACGGCACCGGAGATCTGGCCGGTGACGGCCAGGAGGAGGGCCAGGACCCGATCCTGAAGCTCGCCGACGGAGCGGTGCTGAAGAACGTCATCATCGGGGCTCCGGGCGCCGACGGCATCCACTGCTCGGGCAGCTGCACCCTGCAGAACGTCTGGTGGGAGGACGTCGGCGAGGACGCCGCCACCTTCAAGGGCGGCAACGGCGCCACCTACACCGTGAGTGGCGGAGGCGCGAAGAAGGCCGCGGACAAGGTCTTCCAGCACAACGGCGGTGGCACACTGAACATCTCGAACTTCGCGGTACAGGAGTTCAAGACGCTCTACCGCTCCTGCGGGGACTGCTCCACCTCGTACACGCGGAAGGTGAACCTCAACACCATCGACGTGACCGGGACCGGCTCCACGGCGAGGATCGTCGGCATCAACGTCAACCGCAACGACGTGGCGACGCTGCGCAACATCACGATCCGCAGCGACGCGAGCCGCAAGGTCGTTCCCTGCCAGAAGTACAACAACAACACGGCGGTGGGTACCGGACCCGACAGCACCAACTGCAAGTACGCCACCTCGGACATCACCTACAGGTGA
- a CDS encoding AbfB domain-containing protein, with product MAALPASALVMGGVPGLLGTASAAAPPSGSATRYTIVPFLNSNDGTVNVYQSDDATDFRLARASAYTPPANRIRDASIFKHTDGYYYITYTTHTWQDTSTTIGFARSSDRTNWTFLYDYTVPIANLSRAWAPEWFVDSDGSVNILVSCSTTNDEWIFTPYRLRATNSALTAWTSPVAMSGIGANHIDTFVVKTGSTYHAFTKNETSKYIEYATATSLAGPYTISRTGNWAGWGSTREGAALIQLDNGAWRIFFDGYGDGSYYYSDSYDSFATWSAPRALPGISGTARHFTVIKETVSGGVSLPTGVTRSLRSGNFTTRYWQDQSALLNLPVVTASSTTAEKQASTFTIVPGLADGNGYSFRNAAGNYLRHWDFRGRFDANNGSSTFARDATFIARTGSSSGSVRLESYNYPGHYLRHYNYQLRVDRADATDLFRQDSSFVVATAWA from the coding sequence ATGGCCGCGCTGCCGGCCTCGGCCCTCGTCATGGGCGGGGTGCCGGGCCTGCTCGGTACCGCCTCGGCGGCCGCGCCGCCCAGCGGCTCGGCCACCCGCTACACCATCGTGCCGTTCCTCAACAGCAACGACGGCACCGTGAACGTCTACCAGTCGGACGACGCGACGGACTTCCGCCTCGCCAGGGCGTCCGCGTACACGCCGCCCGCCAACCGGATCCGCGACGCCAGCATCTTCAAGCACACCGATGGCTACTACTACATCACCTACACCACGCACACCTGGCAGGACACCAGCACCACCATCGGCTTCGCCCGCAGCTCGGACCGCACCAACTGGACGTTCCTGTACGACTACACGGTCCCCATCGCGAACCTGTCGCGCGCCTGGGCGCCGGAGTGGTTCGTCGACAGCGACGGCAGCGTGAACATCCTCGTGTCCTGCTCGACCACCAACGACGAGTGGATCTTCACACCGTACCGACTGCGGGCCACCAACTCGGCGCTCACCGCGTGGACTTCCCCGGTCGCGATGTCCGGCATCGGCGCCAACCACATCGACACGTTCGTGGTGAAGACCGGCTCGACCTACCACGCCTTCACGAAGAACGAGACCTCGAAGTACATCGAGTACGCCACGGCCACCTCGCTCGCCGGCCCGTACACCATCAGCAGGACGGGCAACTGGGCCGGCTGGGGCAGCACACGCGAGGGCGCCGCGCTCATACAGCTCGACAACGGCGCATGGCGGATCTTCTTCGACGGCTACGGCGACGGCAGCTACTACTACAGCGACAGCTACGACTCCTTCGCCACCTGGAGCGCTCCGCGGGCGCTGCCGGGCATCTCCGGCACCGCGCGCCACTTCACCGTGATCAAGGAGACGGTCTCCGGCGGGGTCTCCCTGCCGACCGGGGTCACGCGCTCGCTCCGGTCGGGCAACTTCACCACCCGCTACTGGCAGGACCAGTCCGCCCTGCTCAACCTTCCCGTGGTGACCGCCTCCAGCACGACCGCGGAGAAGCAGGCGTCCACGTTCACCATCGTGCCGGGCCTCGCCGACGGGAACGGCTACTCGTTCCGCAACGCGGCCGGCAACTACCTGCGCCACTGGGACTTCCGGGGCCGTTTCGACGCGAACAACGGCTCGTCCACGTTCGCCAGGGACGCCACCTTCATCGCCCGGACGGGCAGTTCGTCCGGGTCCGTGCGCCTGGAGTCGTACAACTACCCCGGCCACTACCTGCGCCACTACAACTACCAGCTCCGCGTGGACCGTGCGGACGCCACCGACCTCTTCCGCCAGGACAGTTCGTTCGTCGTCGCCACCGCCTGGGCCTGA